One Diabrotica virgifera virgifera chromosome 3, PGI_DIABVI_V3a genomic window carries:
- the LOC126882361 gene encoding zinc metalloproteinase nas-1-like, with protein MQCLLLFVVILYVTDVNTQLLQLKNFKVGECTYQGERKQSPEPSPCSSSKTTKLRNASPNAALWDDGRVPYILKGSFTDRQKSILEKVMGLYKYYTCIKFVPKTRNDKSYAKIINEVNTCCSEIGKVPGGGFTVVDLGPRCFEEEEAGTVIHELMHLIGFYHEHNRSDRNDYIELTLANVNPNYTSEFDIESGNTFNIPYDYDSTMHYGPFHGARSYSHKIFVPKDKSVSESRLGQICGFSKRDITKINILYNCPQKTAELNLKDDLLYGVDISTAEQVKYEKNVNQCTTC; from the coding sequence ATGCAATGTTTATTGCTTTTTGTTGTTATATTATATGTTACCGATGTTAACACTCAGCTGTTGCAgttaaaaaatttcaaagttggTGAATGTACATATCAGGGAGAACGTAAACAATCTCCAGAACCAAGTCCATGTTCAAGCAGCAAGACGACGAAGCTAAGAAATGCTTCACCAAATGCTGCTCTGTGGGATGATGGACGAGTACCATATATCTTAAAAGGATCTTTTACAGACCGTCAGAAGAGCATTTTGGAAAAGGTTATGGGCCTCTACAAATATTACACATGCATTAAATTTGTACCCAAAACAAGAAATGACAAATCTTATGCGAAAATTATCAATGAGGTTAATACATGTTGCTCTGAAATTGGTAAGGTTCCTGGGGGTGGTTTTACCGTAGTAGATCTAGGTCCACGTTgttttgaagaagaagaagctggAACTGTAATACATGAATTAATGCACCTTATTGGATTTTATCATGAACATAACAGATCAGATAGAAATGATTATATTGAGCTTACTCTGGCAAACGTAAATCCAAATTATACAAGTGAATTTGACATAGAGAGTGGCAATACGTTCAATATTCCCTACGACTACGATTCAACCATGCACTATGGTCCTTTTCATGGCGCTAGGTCATATTCCCACAAGATCTTTGTTCCAAAAGATAAGAGTGTGTCGGAGTCCCGTTTGGGACAGATATGTGGATTTAGTAAAcgtgacattacaaaaataaatatcttGTATAATTGCCCGCAGAAGACTGCCGAACTAAACCTCAAAGATGATCTTCTTTACGGGGTGGATATATCAACTGCAGAACAAGTAAAGTATGAAAAAAATGTAAATCAATGTACTACATGCTAA